The Phragmites australis chromosome 15, lpPhrAust1.1, whole genome shotgun sequence genome window below encodes:
- the LOC133893617 gene encoding calmodulin-binding transcription activator CBT-like has protein sequence MASAAGGRDPLVASEIHGFLTCADLNFEKLMAEAAGRWFRPNEIYAVLANHTRFKVHAQPIDKPVSGTVVLYDRKVVRNFRKDGHNWKKKKDGKTVQEAHEKLKIGNEEKVHVYYARGEDDPNFFRRCYWLLDKELERVVLVHYRQTSEETAIPPPHTEAEVAEVPPINMIHYTSPLTSTGSASARTELSCAAAAPEEINSHGGGAISSETDDHDSSLELFWAELLESSMKNDASVCDGSLTSNQQTQYRMMDSGNILNTNATSNATFSPPANVISEAYATNPGLNQVSESYFGALKQQANHSPSLLTSDPDSQSKQLANSLVKTPVDCNTPNDVPARQNSFGLWKYLNDDISCIGDNPSSSILTTQQVTNERIFHITDISPEWAYCTEDTKVLVVGYFHENYRHLSSTNLHCVIGDKCVAADSVQAGVYRFLATPHTPGQVNLYMTLDGKTPISEVLSFDYRIMPGSSLKSDLSLVEHEPKKSKLQMQMRLARFLFSTNKKKIAPKFLVEGSKVSNLLSASPEKEWMDLLEFVTDPKGPYVPSTEGLLELVLRNRLQEWLVEKIIEGHKSTGRDDLGQGPIHLCSFLGYTWAIRLFSLSGFSLDFRDSSGWTALHWAAHYGREKMVAALLSAGANPSLVTDPTPEVPGGYTAADLAARQGYDGLAAYLAEKGLTAHFEAMSLSKDSKRSPSRTRSTKLHTNEYENLNEQELCLKESLAAYRNAADAASNIQAALRERTLKLQTKAIQLANPETEAAEIVAAMRIQHAFRNYNRKKMMRAAARIQSHFRTWKIRRNFMNIRRQAIKIQAVYRGHQVRRQYRKVIWSVGVVEKAILRWRKKRKGLRGIATGMPVAMTTDAEPASTAEEDYFQVGRQQAEDRFNRSVVRVQALFRSYRAQLEYRRMKVAHEEAKVEFSQ, from the exons ATGGCGAGCGCAGCCGGCGGGCGGGACCCGCTCGTCGCCTCCGAGATCCACGGCTTCCTCACCTGCGCAG ACTTGAACTTTGAGAAGTTgatggcggaggcggcggggcgCTGGTTCCGGCCGAACGAGATCTACGCGGTTCTGGCGAACCACACAAGGTTCAAGGTCCATGCACAGCCAATCGACAAGCCCGTGA GTGGTACTGTTGTTCTATATGACCGTAAAGTTGTCAGAAACTTCCGTAAAGATGGTCATAAttggaagaaaaagaaggatggCAAGACTGTCCAAGAAGCCCATGAAAAATTAAAG ATTGGTAATGAAGAAAAGGTTCATGTCTATTATGCTCGAGGTGAGGATGATCCTAATTTCTTCCGTAGATGCTACTGGCTGCTTGACAA AGAGTTGGAGCGCGTAGTTCTTGTTCATTATCGTCAAACATCTGAG GAAACTGCCATACCACCTCCACATACAGAAGCTGAAGTAGCTGAAGTGCCTCCGATCAACATGATTCATTACACCTCTCCTCTGACCTCAACAGGTTCGGCCTCTGCTCGCACTGAGCTATCTTGCGCTGCTGCTGCACCAGAAGAAATTAACTCACATGGCGGCGGAGCGATTTCTAGTG AAACTGATGATCATGATTCTAGCCTGGAGTTATTTTGGGCAGAACTATTGGAGTCATCTATGAAAAATGATGCTTCTGTTTGCG ATGGATCTTTGACATCCAATCAGCAGACTCAATACAGGATGATGGATTCTGGAAATATCTTGAACACGAATGCTACAAGTAAT GCTACCTTTTCTCCACCAGCTAATGTAATTTCAGAAGCTTATGCTACTAATCCTGGCCTCAATCAAGTATCCGAGAGTTACTTTGGAGCTCTTAAACAACAAGCAAACCATTCTCCATCTCTTTTAACTTCTGATCCAGATTCTCAGTCAAAGCAACTTGCAAACTCTTTGGTGAAAACTCCAGTAGATTGTAACACTCCTAATGATGTGCCTGCTAGGCAGAACAGTTTTGGACTGTGGAAGTACTTGAATGATGATATTTCTTGTATAGGGGATAATCCAAGCTCAtccatactcaccactcaacaagtGACCAATGAAAGAATCTTTCACATCACTGATATCTCCCCAGAATGGGCTTATTGTACAGAGGATACGAAG GTCCTGGTGGTTGGATACTTCCATGAGAACTACAGGCATCTGTCTAGTACCAATCTCCACTGTGTAATTGGTGACAAATGTGTTGCCGCAGACAGTGTTCAAGCTGGCGTTTACCGTTTCTTGGCTACACCACATACTCCTGGACAAGTGAATCTTTATATGACTTTGGATGGGAAAACACCAATCAGCGAGGTTTTGAGTTTTGACTACCGTATAATGCCTGGCAGTTCATTGAAAAGTGACCTAAGCTTGGTTGAGCATGAGCCCAAAAAGTCAAAGCTTCAGATGCAGATGAGACTAGCTCGTTTTTTGTTCTctacaaacaagaaaaagatAGCACCAAAGTTCCTTGTAGAAGGTAGCAAAGTTTCCAATCTCTTATCAGCATCCCCAGAGAAGGAATGGATGGATCTATTGGAATTTGTTACTGATCCTAAAGGCCCTTATGTTCCTTCTACTGAGGGCTTGCTTGAACTAGTGTTGCGAAATAGATTGCAAGAGTGGCTTGTTGAAAAAATAATTGAAGGCCATAAGTCAACAGGCCGTGATGATCTAGGGCAAGGACCTATCCATCTGTGTTCTTTCTTAGGCTATACTTGGGCCATTCGCTTATTTTCTTTGTCAGGATTTTCCTTAGATTTTCGTGATTCTTCTGGTTGGACAGCTCTGCACTGGGCTGCACACTATGGGAG GGAAAAAATGGTTGCTGCTCTTTTGTCAGCTGGAGCAAATCCAAGCTTGGTTACAGATCCTACTCCTGAGGTCCCTGGTGGATACACTGCTGCTGATCTGGCAGCAAGACAAGGTTATGATGGCTTAGCTGCATATCTTGCTGAGAAAGGGTTAACTGCTCATTTTGAGGCCATGTCACTGTCCAAGGATTCTAAGCGATCACCATCAAGGACACGATCAACAAAACTGCATACTAACGAGTATGAAAACCTTAATGAACAAGAACTATGCTTAAAAGAATCTTTAGCAGCCTACCGTAATGCTGCTGATGCTGCCAGCAATATCCAAGCTGCACTCAGGGAGCGAACTCTTAAGCTTCAAACAAAAGCAATTCAGTTGGCCAATCCCGAGACTGAAGCAGCTGAGATAGTTGCTGCTATGAGGATTCAGCATGCATTCCGGAACTACAACAGAAAGAAAATGATGAGAGCTGCTGCACGAATACAGAGTCATTTCCGCACATGGAAGATACGGAGGAACTTCATGAACATACGAAGACAAGCTATCAAAATACAA GCTGTATACCGTGGTCACCAAGTGAGAAGGCAGTACCGCAAGGTAATATGGTCTGTTGGAGTCGTGGAGAAAGCAATTCTGCGatggagaaagaagagaaaaggctTACGTGGCATTGCAACTGGAATGCCAGTCGCAATGACTACAGATGCAGAACCTGCAAGCACTGCAGAAGAGGACTACTTCCAGGTTGGCCGGCAACAAGCTGAGGACAGGTTTAATAGATCAGTAGTACGTGTTCAAGCTCTGTTCCGTTCATATCGGGCACAACTGGAGTACCGAAGGATGAAGGTTGCTCATGAGGAGGCCAAG GTGGAGTTCAGTCAGTAG